The DNA region tcatacagttcttagcttttaatGACAAAATTGGTTTTGATTCTCTCCCCACTTTCAGTGTTTTGACCTGTAGTGCCTTGACTTTACAGAATCCTGTGGATGCTTTCCTTTagcatattatttctttctttccccattaGTGTTATTGCTCCCTTTACTACGGCAACATTCTTCAGAGAAAAAGTTAATTTCCTAGACTGGTTTGTGATCATATGAGAATGGGTATTAATTTGTTTTACCACTATCCAAGTAATATATTTGCATTTAGCAGAGATTTTGAAAAGCAGCAACTTAATACAAGTGGGATGACTTTAATAAGAAGGATTCTAGAGTCTACAATAAAGTTTTTCcccactttcttttatttataattcatgGAAAAAATAAGGCATAGAGGGGTAAAGTGACATGTTCAAGTCATGCAAGAAATTAGTGGTAGATCCAAGGAAGGACTCTAGGCTCCTTGACCCCCAAACACCCTGTGTTTAGCACCAAATACCACCCCCTGTCCAAACATGGCCAGACAAACCTCACAAAAATAAGAACTACAAATTTAAATGACTCTCTCTTTTGGGTTTCACCAATTTTCATCTGCTTTTAGTTTAGTATTATGTGCACTGAATTTAAGTATTGCAATTCAGTCACTTAGTTGATACCTCAAAGAACAGCTAAAGGAagatctttcaaaaataatgagCTGACATATAAAAAAATTGCCCACAATTAATTTAAATCATGGACAATGGGCAGAAATACTAAACTGTGTGTGGCCAATACAGGCAGTTGCCTCCCCCAGCATGACTTCTTGCTTTCTTCTTCAGTAATAGAATCCTGATTTCATCTGGTATAATAATACACCCAGAACAAAGACTATTACGAGTCTCCTTTGAAGCTACATTTGGCCATTTATCTAAGTTCAAGCTTATAAAATGTAagcaaaaaatctttaaagatagAAAGTGCCCTTTTCCTGCCCAGCATTTTTTGTGTGATGACAATCTGGAATGTAACCATGATGACTAGAATTGGAATTAGCTTAGATCATGAGGTGACCTTGAGAATGGAAACCATATAGTGAGGATAGTGGAGCAGAAAGATAGATGTGTGGGTCATTTGAATGGACTCCCTGTATTACTTACTTCTACCTTGTTTAAGTCATGTTATTTGGGAAGTTTCTGGTATAAGCAGATGAACTTAATCCCAAGGAGACAGAAGAGACATACTTTTTGGAAATCAGGGCTTTGTGATATTTCTCATCAAAACTGATAAGTTAATTCTGAGAAAAGCATCACTGTTAACTTTTGAAAGAGAAGTTCTCCATCTCTGAGACCATATGGAAAATTCTTGATCTCTTGAATCCTTCTGAAAAAAATTCAGTCTCATACTTTCTTAATTGTTTAGATGGCATAGGTCTTATCATGTCAAATATATAGCAAATGAccagaaaacaaagaagataaCATGTTTTCTATTTGCCACAGTGTCTAGCAGAGTGGAATGCTGGGTTCTTCATATCTTGTTGATCATTAGTGTAATAGTTACCCTACATTGACATGCTCTGGTAGGAAGATACTCTCAAAGAGAGAAATAGTTTGGAGTAACAGGAAATGTAAAAGGTCAACTACAAACAATTTTGATTTGAGTGTGATCTGATGTAGCATAACCAAAACATCAAAAGCTATTATTGGGAGCATGGGGGATTTATATCACAGTGGTGTACCAGATAGATACACATAGCTAGAGCAATACTGTTGTGAAGAAACAACCCCCAACCCAAGAAATGGATTTCAGTAGACACAGTGAATTTGTGAGTGGCATACCccatacaaaacaaacaagctcAAATTTGTTCTATTTGTAGCTAATCAGATcactaccatttaaaaaaaaaattctgtttcagCAATTCAACCACAGCTGGGGCTTATATCTTAAATCCCTAACCTTTGGCAAGTGTTTTGTTCTTGGCTCACTGATGGTTAATACTGGGTGATTGATATGGGTATAAGCCTGAATTGAGTTTTAGTAGCCAACATCTCTGTACATAGGCCCAGCATAAATACTGCTGTCAGTGGAAAATTCAGAATGACATATGATAGCATCAGTGGGGAAGGATAAATATAAGCAAAATATTCATATCACTATCAGAGATCATCTCAACACTATGAAGCTGCTGAATTCTACTTTTATGTTTTGGTTGAGAGATTTATTGTTGGTTGGTCTGTTTCTCttgctttaatttgcatctctctttcTGAGCCCTTTTAGCAAAACCATAGGCCTGAATGTCCAATAAAGAAACCCAAATATCGAAGCAATAAGTATACAAATGACTAATTCACTCAATAGGCTATAAATACCAGAGGTGACTATTGATCTAAATTAATTATCAATGCAGTCCTTGAGTAAGTAGCTTTCAtgagaattaattaaaaatactggaggagactaaggagcaggACTATTTCTTGTGTGTACACTCACATGTGATTTTTAATACAAAGCCACTTTACTTTCTTGTTAGGGAACATCATGTTGTCAGCAGAACTATGCCGTAAAGTGAAGCTTCttcaaaaaaggaaaaccaaaatgaaataatttttaagggtATAGATAAAATACCTGTAGATCCACGCATTTCCTGACAGCTTGAATGAGAAAGTCCATATTTATCTCAGTAAGCTTTCAGTGTTAGACTTTAGAAGCCAAAGTGACAGTTTTGGGCCAGACAGTGAGCCTTAGATATAAAGACTCAAAATAGATTTCCTTTGCTCCTAGTCCTGCCAAAGAATCATTTTAGGTGTGCAGGAAAGGCACTGAGCACACTAATAATGCATAGTGTCCTTTTGCTGAGTGGAAACAATGGATgactttgccctttttttttttttaattttttaaatttattttagagaggaaagggagagaaagagagagagagagagagagagaggagagggggaggagctggaagcatcaactcccatatgtgccttgaccaggcaagcccagggtttcgaaccggcgacctcagcatttccaggtcgacgctttatccaatgcgccaccacaggccaggcctgactGACTTTTCTTGACTAGAATTTAGATTATCCAAAGAATCTGAAAGGTAATATATTTCTTATGATTTCACATAGATATGCTTTTTGCCTTTTTATACATAGAGTCATTgaaaattgagaagaaaatgcaaaaagtCTGCATTTGTATAATGAAAATAGATAATCAAGTTGTGGTCAATAATCTCTACTTTTGTTCATTCTGGAATTAGAGGAATTCTTCATACTTGTAAAAATGGATTGTGTCAAAAAGATAAGGAATACCaaaatggatttatttatttattttttattatttatttatttattttttttgtatttttctgaagctggaaacggggagagacagtcagacagactcccgcatgcgcccgactgggatccacctggcacgcccaccaggggtgatgctctgcccaccaggatgcgatgctctgcccctccggggcgtcgctctgccgagaccagagccactctagcgcctggggcagaggccaaggagccatccccagcgccctggccatctttgctccaatggagccttggctacaggaggggaagagagagacagagaggaaggagggggctgtggagaagcaaatgggcgcttctcctatgtgccctggccaggaatcgaaccctggtcccccgcaagccaggccgacgctctaccgctgagccaaccggccagggccaccaaaatGGATTTAAATAAGATAGGAATTTCATCCCAAATTTCAACAGAACTCAAGGTAAacttttttaatattctgaaaaGCCTTATGGCTGTGCTTTTATAACCACTTCTATTTCCTctactttctttcctctcttctttcttattgtttttaatcaaaataaattaaGGGACACTTATACACATACTTTCAATACTGTGCTATGTTCTGGACAGAGCAAAATGGGAGTGTGTATgagctcttttattattttttagaacttGCAAGTAAACTCATTTAAATTGTTAAGTGCATTGAGTGATCTATTAACTCATATGGGTATATAATGAAGTAGAGAGGATTTAGGTTTCCTACTGGGTAAGAGAAAAATTGgattttttaatctcttcaaattagtgagaaaaaaaactctgcacaaatagAGTGTGAAGCTAACCCCTGAGATAAGCAAAGTGGGTGGGTAGGGTAAtaagaggagagaagggatgtGAGATATTGTTAAAAGTGGTTTGAGAAAGTACTATTTGATGCAGGTTAGGCCTGATCCTTAATAGAGCAAGTAGTTATAACAGACTTTCAGGAAAGGAGGTGACATCTATACAATCTCtgagtaaaaaataaactttatgtaAAAACACTCTTTCTATTTTCAGTCTACAGTCTGAGAACGTCAGCAGTGAGAAGGTTGTGAAAGCTGTGCTAAAAAATAACCTGTAGCCTGGACCATAAGAATAGTTGAATGGTGGCCTAGGAGAACAAGTTGGAAGTATTTGGCATAAGACAAGTGGAGGACAGAGATACATTAAAATTACtataaggtctctggcttgggatGTCAAAGTTAACTCAGTGTCACTCCTTGTGGTGGGGAAGCTTGATTCAGGGAAGGGTGGTGGAAGTAAGAGAGGAAGTTGTAGCTTCAGTGGGGGAGGCCTGAGGGAAATGCAAGGCATGATGTAAGGAGTCTGCACCGAACACCAAAGAGAGTCAAAAATTTACTACAGGAGAATAATATCAGACTTTTTCCAACTTGGCCTGGGCTTATATGAAGTCACAGACTACTGTGTTCGGGTTTGTTTGCTGttttgatcccccccccccaaacttgaGGTGATTAGAAagcttttttttgtgacaaagacagagagagtcagagagagagacagatagggacagacagacaggaatggagagagatgagaagcatcaattctttgttttggcaccttagttgttcattgattgctttttcatatgtgccttgaccggagggctacagtagaccgtatgacttcttgctcaagccagcgaccttgggctcaagttggtgagagctttgctcaaaccagatgaacctgcgctcaagctggcgaccttggggtctcgaaactgtgtccttcgtgtcccagtccaacggtctatccactgcgccactgcctggtcaagctgaaagCTTTCTAAAGCATGTCcttgaataatattttctttagaacACTTGATCTGCCTCATTAGGGAGATCATACTTTCCCAATGCGAAATTATGTGATGACTGAGGAATCTCATTAGAACAAGTACTTCCTGAATTAAAATAATGTTACTAGGAACTCTTACCTAAAGTGTGACATGGAAACTTCTATAACCATGtgtatttgtatacatatatagcaTTCCAACTAACTATAGTTAGTTGTTGTGTATAACTTTCTTCACTTGGGCTTATATAATTTgggtgttttaatttttctttggaaataagtGGTATACTTTCTGTTTCAATTTGTATCCCTCAAAGAACATATTATATATGGTATAATGTAGACTGCATAAAATTGAGCATCTCAGGAATTTAAAACTTTTGGATGATTTTAGAAaccaatgttaaaataaataatttattaaaaagcaaTGATAGAAAAACATAAATTCCATACAACCTcaaattaattttacatttttctatttcaacTATAATCCATACTTTTTATGATCACTAAAGTACTCCAAAATTCTCAGATACCTTCTAaatcattaattaaaaatatttttgatgataTTGTATTATAAGGTATGTTTTATTGTATTCTCAGTCTGTGAAAATTGGTAATCCAACTATAGCATGTACGCTAGTTATTAATTCATGGTTGGCTAATTTTAACTCATTTTTGGGCAAATCTGGTTctatttgctttttcttatttatattatattaattatattatattaattatattatattaattatattatattatattatattatattatattatattatattatattatattatattatattatattatattaaagttCTTCTAACTAAATAGGGAAAAATTACTCCTAGCCCAGAGGCACCTTGGTGAAGATTTTACTCTTTGAAAATGCTTTTCTTATAGAAATTGCTGGACAGATACTTTCATAACACAGTAACTTTGAAGTTGAGTGATGAAGCAGTTAACTTAAAATGAAACTGGAAGAGGTGACAGATTGGATGAACaggaattttgaaattaaaactgaCTGGGAAATCAAGGTTAACATTACCCTCTAGCCACttattttcctctctcctttcatcCTTTCCACTTTCCCAAGCAAAATATCAGGTGATCAGGAACTaggcctttcccttccttttaagAAAGTGGCATACTGCTAGTTCCTcatggttttagagagagaaaagtccCATTTGACTCCTCACCTTAGTAATTTCCTATGATGTCTACTTCTCTAAATGATATTTATGGGTCCACCTTTTCCAGACAATTCCCTTGGAAAGTTAGATGATCAAATGCTAATCTAAAGGCAGGTCAGTCTTAAAGGTATGAAGTGTTGAATTTGTCTAAAGTTGAGTTCTTGTTCACAAGAGGGGAGCCTGGGGtactccccaacctttttttttttctcagtaagcATTCTTTTTGCTGAATCTGACTCACTGCCTGTCCAGTGGCTTAATAGATGCTTGAGTTCACAATATGTCTCTCACATAATTAAACATTGGGGCTTTGCACAAAAGGACACTTTTTAAAGCATTGATTATGGGGATATTTTATCATCAATCTCTCATTTTCACTTtctcaatagaacagaataaaatgtggtatttgaGAATTCTTATGCTTTGCCTTTTCTTACCCCCCAAACTTGCAATGGAAATGCAAGTTTCCGTTGTTGCCATTCATGTTAAACAGATTTGCTCCATCTCAGTTGCAGGAAATATTCTTTGCAAGCACTTACCCAATGTATTCAGCAGCAATCAAGCCATTGATGATGATGTATAAGTTTATTAGAACATGAGAGAAGAATTACCAACAAGTAATTCCAGAGTACTGGCTACCAGGAGCCAAATGCCTCATAGGCAGAAATTCATTTAATagcatgcatttattatattttggctGCCTGAAGCTTAAGCAGTGAGCTCAAACTTGCTACTAAACCCTCCCCAGCATGCGGGCCACCCACCAATTGCAAGGCATGATGACACGACAGATAACCCGCCCTCCTTGGTAGCAGTAGGGATACGGGTAGTAACCTAGTAAAGGTTCACAGACGCGGCGGCAGTAGCGGTTGCCTCGACGGCAGTAAATACAACAATAACCTCTCTCATCCAGCATGGGGTCAAATTCTATTCCATTTTCAGTCTGTAAAAAGAAGAAGCCAGTGTTGAAAGGGAAGGTACACTAAGAAGAGGTCCACAATCAGGGGAGTACTAAAAGACTACCTAAGTTGGGGACTGGTAAGAAATTAAGTTGCTTAGCCTGATCGTGGAAATACCTCAATAGAGATCAAGGTTAATTGTGAATGAGCTTTCCGGGGATTTtaagtttcttaaatatttttttgttaaaacaaTGATCACTCTCCTTTCAATGATTTTGATCAGAGGGATTGTgagtttgtggttttttttttttttttttttttgagggctttgttgtttttcttttaacaaagaaacaggaacattgctCACATAGTCATTTATTGGAAGTTCTTCTTCACTTGTTTGCCTGGTGTGACGAGTTTTCTTCACCTTTACTTGAGGGATCACCCATTGCTCATTTTGTTCAATGCCCTTCTTTTCGGTGGTAGGAAAGTGAAGATCTTCACCATCTTCCTCAAACTCTTGTAACTCTGAAACTAAGGTAATAAACACAAAGTTAAGAAACTACTGCTTTGCAAAAGTTTCTGAAAGAAATGATTGGGAGAATAGCATTTGGGGGTAGAGATTTTCCTTGTATCTTCTGACTGCTATTATTTAGGCACGCATGTATCACTTTTCCAAGCTCTTTCGGCTGATATTTCAAGGAGATTTTCCAAAACAAATCTGACAATTCCCATGTAAGCAGACTTTTTCTTTGCTCATTTGGCATCAAACACTTACTATTTTGCCTCATTAACATattaaatttgaatctgtgatcAAGGGACTTtcatgttttccacagtgatttTACTCATGGTAAGtactcaaatatttttatgttgccTGATTTGATTTGGTAACCTCTGTgatcttccctcttcccttctctttcctgtcttaatttttaaaaacttttaaattataaatagtcTTAGATTCACAGAAGAGttgcaaagatagtacagagTTTCCATATACCCTTCATCCAGTTTCccctaatgttaacatcttatatAACCAGAATATGATCAAAACTACAAAATTAGCATTGATATAATACTATTAACTAAACTACAGACTATTCAGAGTTCATCATTATTTCCACTAATgtcctttagaaaaaaagaatgctgaagCAGAAATTCTAGCATCCAATCCAGAATAACACATTGCATTTTGTTGCCTTTTTAAGGGCACAAGAGTACCAATAGATGCCTGCATTGATTAGAATGCCCCGTCTTGGGTATTATAGTAATCTATGCTATCCAGAATAAGGGAAGCCAAGTTCCATGTTAGATGGGCAGAAAAATATGTCCAGAGACCTTGTATTCTCAGTGGGATGACTGGAAGTTGAGAGCTGGACTCTTTTCTGGATATCTAGCCTTCAATTACTTTTATAGTGATTTCTGAGACAACCACAGAAACATTTGTATTGCAGTGACTGTCTTATCATCTGGGGAAAATGTCACCATTTGACATAGAGAATCCTTCTTGAGACAAAGAATTGTTTTTGGCATTTCTCTTCTCTAGTTTTGAGTTGAATACACAGTGGCTTGAGCAATAGTCTGGTATCCCAACTGCAATAAATATAGATGTGCAAAGAAAGACATAATAGCTTTTTGCTATCACGGGTCACATTAAGGTGATGTTACCTTTGCTGGAATATTTAAAAGCCTGTCAGCATTAATTTATCTGATTTATAACTTGGCTGTGAAATATTCCCTCCTCACTGGCAGTCAGTATATACAGTTTCATCTAAGAAGATAGAAGCAGATcatttgatttcttaaaaatgtaGTCTTGAATGCTGGGAACATTAACCTGTTATTGGctttggaaagagaagaaaaaagaggaagaggaagagcaggagaagaaagaataagaagaggaggagaaggacatACCTGCTATTAGAGTGGGATTGATCCAATACATGGTCACATTATTACAAATCTCCAGAATTTTGGAATTTTTAAGAAAGTCTCGATTTTCAATAGGCTTTTCTGCTGGGACCCAAATCACTGACTGTTCAAAGAAAGTTGTGGTAATTTCTTCATTCTGAGACAAGAAAGTAGTTCAGAGTGGGGATAggcagaaaaattaataaaatgaacgAGACATTAtaagatactgaaaaaaaaaaaaaagatcttgtaTTTTGAGTCTGAATAACAGTTTCAATCCCAGGGCTGCCAGTGAACTAGCTCTGTGCCTTGCCTACCATAGGTGCCCTTTGGAGAGTTAACAACCAACCTCTTTTTCTAACAGTAAGGTTGCTCACTGAAACAGGTGCTTTCTCTGCCACCATTTCATGTAAACTCAGAAAGGCTCTCCATCAATATCTGGACCTCCCGCTGGGTCTGGTATGTTTTAATTTGGGCTTCTACAAACCTTAGtgatttgtatttgttttctccattttaaGTGATGTTGTGAGAGCCTGTCTTATTTTAGGTTTGCAACTAGGGttgcaaactgaaaaaaaaaaaaaacacccccacAAAAACTGCTATATTTAAACTGGTAAGATCAGTGAAATAGCAACCAAACCCAGTATTTTGATTTTACAAGATTTGCCTATAAATGGTATCTATATGGAGTGCAAAAGATGTCCTTTTGGTTTTAAAGTCAAGTATCCAGATTTTGGCTTGACTGACTTTATTACTACCCAATTCCGTTCATTCTACATACTTAGAATTTGTCTCATAGAGTGTTTTTCCTTTAGATAACCTTTCTTATATTGTCAAGAAGGCTACCTTCTCCTCAGTTTCTAGCATTGGAAGTAGTTGTCTTGTATACTGTGAACAAAAAAGGGCTACATATTAACCCCTTTTTTGAGAGCTCAGGGGAGCCCTTCATGGTTGTCTTACAAACTCgaagacctaaagtaaccacataggatggtttaaaattaaaactttctaattaaagtcagttcatggcaggtagtcatgtCTTAGGC from Saccopteryx leptura isolate mSacLep1 chromosome X, mSacLep1_pri_phased_curated, whole genome shotgun sequence includes:
- the TNMD gene encoding tenomodulin; this encodes MAKNPPENCEDCHILNAEAFKSKKICKSLKICGLVFGILTLTLIILFWGGKHFWPETSKKTYDMEHTFYSNGEKKKIYMEIDPVTRTEIFRSGNGTDETLEVHDFKNGYTGIYFVGLQKCFIKTQIKVIPEFSEPEEEIDENEEITTTFFEQSVIWVPAEKPIENRDFLKNSKILEICNNVTMYWINPTLIAVSELQEFEEDGEDLHFPTTEKKGIEQNEQWVIPQVKVKKTRHTRQTSEEELPINDYTENGIEFDPMLDERGYCCIYCRRGNRYCRRVCEPLLGYYPYPYCYQGGRVICRVIMPCNWWVARMLGRV